AAAGTATCTCTAAAGTGCTTATCCCCTAAAAGTGATGTGTTGAAGCACCAATAAGCACTCTTGGGCTTGAACGCTTTCACTGATGCCTTGCAAATAACTGCACAGTGATCAGAAAAGCCGGTTGGCAGGATGTGGCATTCTTTAAAGAGGTTGAGGTGatgcttatacacatatattctATCTAATCGTGCTAAGGAAATATAACTATCCCTGCTTTGAGCCCATGTATATTGTCTAATCCCATGATGCATGGTCCTCCATAAGTCACACAGCTCATAGGTATTCATTAGTTTTATTACAGCTTTCTGGGAGGGAGCATGAGGCTCTAAATGATTTCTATCCAACTTATCCTCTGCGGTGCAGTTGAAATCACCACCCATGAAAAAAAGAGCTTCTGGATCCAAGTCACTAAGCACTTCACTGATTTTATCAAAAAACAAAATTCTCTCTGCACCATTTGTCGGTGCATATACATTAAGAAAAATCATGGTGTGTTTTTCAAAAACTGCCTTTACCATCATGAGTCTTCCCTCCACTATCTCCTCTACTTcacaagaaagagggagaaaacctTTAGAAAAAAGTATTGCCACGCCCCCACTCAGGGAGGTCTTGTGACTGAAAAAAATCCGCCCCTTCCAGTCTTTCCTCCATTCAACCTCACATTTAACGTCGCAATGCGTTTCCTGCACAAACATAACAGTTATTTGTTTTAAGGCGATAAAATCAAACAGAGTTAATCTTTTCTGTCCGTCCCTGGCACCGTTTAAATTCAGCGTGGCAACACTAAGGGTGCTCGTTTGACTGCTCATTATGTGTCCGAGGGTGGCTCCTCAAGCCGAACCTTTTTCCTCAGTGTAGTTAAAAACTTTCGGAGGCGTGCAACCTCCCTCTCAGTAAAGGCGCCTTCTCTAATGAAGCAGGCAACATCGTTTAATAAATTGAGGCCGATCTGGGAAATAAAACTCAACTTCAACGTTCGATTACCTTTGGTGTCACGCAGAAAGCGACTGATGTCCTCCGCTTTATACCTCACTGCTAGTTTTTCACCAGATGCGTTCAACTCTCCCTGTGAGCAATCTGACCAGTTAGACCCCCCAGACTCATTGTCACTATCATCACTATTTGCCTCTCCTGCCTTCTTCACCTTACTCCCCTTGCCATCCACCAGTTCGATCTTTCTTTTAATCGGTACTTTGAACCCTGTGTCCATAGCACTATCTTGGACAGTCCCCGGAGATGTTTTTGAGCCCGCAGCTCCAtcatcctccttcctctccagccCACTTTCCGTTGTAACAGGCctactctctgtttttttcGAACTGCTAAAAGCAGCAAGTTCTTTAGTGATCAAGtcattcactgtcactgtcgCCGACACAGTCACGTCAGGCTCAGGAGTGTCACCGCACATCCACAGGATGTTCTACCGTGAGCTTGACCAATTCAGTTTCAGCCTGAGCACAGCCTTGTTCAACTATGCTTTCCCCAACCCCTGGTTCCGATGAGTTAAAATCAGATGATGGGGGGCCAGTTGTAGTGGGACCAGCCGCGCTTGCCTCAGTCAAACCATCAGTTTGCTGATCCGCGCTGTCACTCTTTCTGGGACAGTCACGAATTACATGACCGATACCGCCACACTTAAAGCACTTCAAGGCGGAATCCGACGTGACAAACACCACGTAATCAAACCCCTCCACCTTAAATTTCAACACCAGATTTAGTTCCTCTTGACCACCACTCAGCACCATGTATACCTGCCTTCTAAAGGaaactaaatgttttaaaagcgGCGATTTACAGCCAAGCGGAATCTTCCTAATGGAAGAGACCAGCCTTCCATGCCGCTGCAACTCTCTTTCAATGAGAACGTCTTTAATAAATGGTGGGACGTTAGAAATTATAACTTTCTTTGAGGGGGTACTAAGTGGAAGTACAGGTGTAAGGGTGTTACGGATCACTACACCCTGTTCAACCacctctctcgttttctcaACTGTACTAAGAAAAAGAACAGTCGCGTTGTTCATACGCGATGCCGACTTAATATGCTCATGGCCAACAACACTGCCAACCGCCAAACTGCATTCTTCCACAGATGCATCACATTGAATTTTAACACCATGACTCCTTGTCAATTTAGTGAAATCCATTGCCCCGCAGCAGTCACGCTTCCAGCGAAGGCTGGTGGCCGACTCCACGGGAAAACACCCTGCAAATTCTAAAGCAAACTAAACCGATCTACAGCGCCTGTAGAGCTAATATACAAAAaaactatccaaaaacacataaaagggacacacaaaagagagaagTTTGAGAAACGGCCAAAAGACggcttcactcacactcactcacgttcGTCGCTCTCACAATCACCGCGCGCACTCACTTCCGCATccactcaaagagagagagagagagagagagaataaagagagagagagaataaagagagagaataaagagagagagagagaataaagagagagagagagagagagaataccagagagagagagagagagagagagagacagagacattagTGGCTTTTTGACTCTCCATCCCCTGCTGTGATGAGGGAATGAAATGGGTCATGCTAACAAGATAATGCATTGAGTTGAaactgtgtaaagttaattgcTTTTGGAGGGATTGTGTGACATGCTGTTCTCATGTTCTCATGTAACTCACACTGATTGACAGGGGCAAAACAGCCACTACATTTATAAACAAACTGTGCCTGTGATTCCATATCTTTGGGTTATTGATTTAATGATTAGCGATTGGGGTTAAACAATTTCGACCCATATTTAACCTTAAACTACCATTCCTTTGTTGTGCAGGGTACAAAGGTATTCTCTTCAGCTGAAGGAAAGCAAGTGAAGCCAGTCTCCCGCTGTCTCTCACCCACCCAACTGAGTCCCAGAGAGTGGTGGTCATCATGGGGATGCGAGGCCTGCTTCTGGGCTTTGCCACAGTGGCCCTCCTGCTCCAGTTCTGTCACGCCGGCCTGCTGAAGAAGGTCATCCGGCACCGGCGAGAGACCCTCAGTCCCAGCTCCAGCGAGAACGTGAGCCTGCCGAGTCCCGAGCAGCCCGTGGTCTTCAACCACGTCTACAACATCAACGTCCCTGCCAGCGCCCTGTGCTCCGTGGACTTGGAGTCCcccggaggaggagaggaagtcaAGCCCCAGACCGCGGCCCTCTCCGACATGCACGCCGAGCACACCGTCGACGGCGAGAACCAAATCGTCTTCACCCACCGCATCAACATCCCCAGGCAGGCTTGTGCCTGCGACAACCACCTGCCCGACCTGAAGGACCTCCTGAAGCGGCTGGAGATGCTGGAGGCGGAAGTCTCCAGCCTGAGGGAGCAGTGCTCCAGCGGAACGAGCTGCTGCGGAGCTCAGGTGACAGGTGAGATTCGACTAGAGTCTTTAGGGAGGGtggcacacctgtgtgtgtgtgtgtgtagcgttcCTTTGATCTAGAGAAAGGAGGGATTGGCTGTGAGCCCTTTGATGTAGAATGAGGTGTGGTGCTGACGTTTAACGCTCTTTGATCATGTTTCCTCACCAGCTCATAACTGTGAGATGATGGTCTCATCCTGCTAACGTTTAATTGTTTGTGTGGTGAGTCATCTGGCATATTAGTGGCTGACTTTTATCTTGTCTATTGCTGCTCAGGAGAGATAACAACCAGGCCCTACTGCAGCGGGCATGGCAACTACAGCACGGAGATCTGCAGCTGCGTGTGCGAGCCTGGCTGGAGGGGTGTCAACTGCTCGGAGTCCGAGTGCCCCAATGACTGCCAGGATCAGGGCCGCTGTGTCGACGGAAGGTGCGAATGCTTCGAGGGATACTCCGGCGACGACTGCAGCCTCGAGCTTTGCAGAACGGACTGCGGAGATTACGGCGAGTGCATCGAGGGCTCCTGCGTTTGCGAAGATGGCTTCATCGGCCTCGACTGCTCCCAGACCAACTGCCCAAGCAACTGTCTGGGCAGGGGCCGCTGTGTCGAGGATGAGTGCGTGTGCGACGAACCCTGGACCGGCTTCGACTGCTCCGACTCATCTGCCCCAACGACTGCTATGACCGCGGCCGCTGCAACAACGGAACTTGCGAATGCGATGAGGGCTTCACTGGCGAGGACTGCGGCGAGCTCACGTGCCTGAACAACTGCAACAACCGGGGCATGTGTTTGAATGGTAAGTGCGTATGCCACGCTGGATACAGTGGAGAGGACTGTTCCAAGCTCACGTGCCCCGGAGACTGTCACCAGAGGGGCCACTGCTTCAACGGAAGGTGCATCTGTGATCCTGGCTTCGAGGGAGAAGACTGCAGAATCCTTTCCTGCCTCGATAACTGTAACAACAGAGGCCAGTGTGTCAACGGGGAGTGCTTTTGCGATGTCGGATGGGAGGGCTCCGACTGCTCCGACCGTTCTTGCCTAAACAACTGCATGAACCTCGGCCACTGTGTCAacggcaagtgtgtgtgcaagcagggCTACACCGGTGAGGACTGTAGCACCAAGATGTGCCCCAACAACTGCCACGGCCGCGGGGAATGTGTGGACGGCAAATGCATCTGCCATGCTGGCTACACAGGCAAAGACTGCAATGAGCTGACCTGTCCGAATGACTGTAACAACCGTGGACGCTGTGTGAACGGCCAGTGCATCTGCAACCGAGGATTTACCGGAGAAGACTGCACTGAGAAGACGTGCCCGAACAACTGCTTGGACCGTGGGTACTGCGTGGATGGCAAGTGTGTCTGCTTCGAGGGCTACGCTGGAGCCGACTGCTCTGTGCTCACCTGTCCCGGCGACTGCACTGACCAAGGCCACTGCCTGAATGGAATCTGCATCTGCGACATGGGATACACCGGCGACGACTGCTCTCAGAGTAAGCACCATCAGACGCTTAGCTTGAGCACTATCAGACGTTTAGCTTCAGCACTATCAGACATTTAGCTTTAGCTTTGCCAGATTATCATCACAAGTCTCTGGAAAGATACTTAATGAGAAGTTAAGCCATTAGTTCTAAATGACCTTACGATTGTCTCAGAGTAAGCACTATCAGACGTTTAGCCTTAGCTTTGCCAGGAAATTATCCTCACAAGTCTTAATGAGAGGTTAAGCAATTAGTCATAAATGTCTGACCTAACAAAAAAGACCAGAGGGTGTCAAacattcattctttttctttctgatcTAATTTCTGGATAATTTATCAGTTATTATTTATCTTCTATCTTCGGTTAAGAGAAACCCTGAATACATTTCTCAAGTCCTAACCCAATCTGGCCAACATGTAACATGAACTGCTGTTATCCCTTTGACAGTCACCGCGCCCAAGGACCTGACTGTGGTAGAGGTTGACTCAGAAACCGTGGACGTGTCCTGGATGAACGAGATGCTGGTGACGGAGTACCTCGTCACCTACGTGCCCACTGCGCCTGGAGGTCTGGAGTTGGACATGCGCGTGTCGGGAGACAAAAAGATGGCCACCATCCGAGAGCTGGAGCCCGGTATCGAGTACCTCATCAGCGTTTACGCCGTCCTCAACAACAAGATGAGCTTGCCCGTCAGCGCCAGAGTAGCCACACGTGAGCCTGCGTTTATCTCTCAAACGGCGTGATTGATTACGGTGAAAAAACAGGAATGGTTAAAGTCGGCTTGAGATTGTATTTGGCAAACAATTagttcaaatgtatttaatttatttaaatagCTAAATTAATAGGCACTTCAATGCCTCAggcctaaccccccccccccctccccctcccccaaagaGCTAGCATATGGCAACAGTGGCAGTCCTTCAATTCTGCTTTCATCTGTCTGCATTAGCAGAAGACAACACCTAATTAGACATGCTCTAGGATGAGGGGGGTGGGTATGTTGTTAAAGGAATTAAGCAGCGGGGGGAGGAGCAACAGACttgaaaaaataagaaaaataaatactttatctGTAGCCTTCGAGCGCTATTTTGGGTAATCATGTTGAAGCATGCATTTAGCACTACGCTGGAAATTACCAGGTCAGAACAAAAAGTTAATTAAGAACTTTTATACAAGCACTGcatcaaaaataaaaactgttGGTAAAAAAACAATGATTCATGGTTTCAAGAAAAACATCAATGAAAGTGCTTTTAAGCTCAAAGAGTTTCAGCACTTACAAACACTTGGTGGGTGAATGCAGTTTTAGTCACAATAACTTTCCCTGTGACAGATCTTCCCCAGCCAGAGGGCTTGAAGTTTAAATCAGTGAGGGAGACCTCCGTGGAGGTGGAGTGGGACCCCCTCAATATCCCCTTCGATAGCTGGAACCTCATCTTCAGGAACACGGTAAGTCCTCTTgaccccatcctcctcctccctccggCGGTCATTGGTCTGTGCTGAGTTTTCCCTTTGGGATGGCTCGAAATCATTTGGCCAAGCGTCCATGATTATCCACGCTGCTCAGTTGGAGGAACAGCAAATGTGATATGAAAATCTCCTTCCTCTGTAAGACTCACATAATGGCTCCCTGTGCATCTGTGGGAATAAGGGTATGCATCCTGTGGAAAAATAGGCAATGCTATGCCAGTATGTGAAGGCTTGTTGTCTGGAAGTGTGTGGTTTCGTgggacagggggaaaaaaagcttctGGCGACAGCTGTACTGACCATGTGCCACAGGAGGAGGTTTTGTCTCCAGCAGGCTTGTCTCTTTCTCCTGGGGCTTTAGGAACTAAAAGAAAATGGCTTTGTCAGAACATGTGCATTGGATCAAAACCGCCAACCACAAGCGACTCACACATCTCCACCCGCAACTCTTTCAAAAACTATTTGGTTCTCCTTTGCTCGTAAGGTTTCAAAAGACGTCTGCCAAACAATGAACGCCAGTTACCACTCCCTTGACACTGCCAGAAGCGTCACTCGAAACACCAAACTGAACGTATTCATTTTAGGGGTTTAATTTAACCTTTCATCCTTTCAGTAATATTTGTAGTCTCCATTACTATTAACCCCAACCAACGATACACCTAGTGTAGCTTAGTAAGATTGCCACCATGGTAAGGCATAGCCATCAGATGATGGTAATTTTTAGTAGTGGACGTTTTACATGCTACTTTATATCTCATTTAATCTCAACTGTAGCAATGAAAACACTGGTTTCTTTCACCCAGTGGTCCACCCAGATTAGTTCCTTTGGCAACAATTGTGTCTTTCTCCTGGCAACTTTGTATCTCTTTTTCACTGGCACCTCCTCAAAGATCTCAGCCCTCCAAACCTGGgcgcaacacacaacactgacgtGTGGCCAACGCTTAAGTGTTTGGCCCCCCTGCTTTTTTGATGGAAATAAACAATGCCAACAATGGCTTCAATCATCGTTGACAATGGGTTTCTGTACTGTGCCTTTaatgacagaaagaggagaatggagagatCCTGAATGCGCTGAGCCCGCCCGAGACCACCTTTGAGCAGTCCGGCCTGGGACCGGGCCAGGAGTACGAAGTCAAGCTGCAGGTGGTGAAGAACAACacccgcggaccccctgcaaccAAAGAACTTCTCACAAGTAAGCAAAGTTGTTCTGAGCTATTTACCTGAGCCAATTTTGGGATCTCTTATTttggaaaggaagaaagagaaagaaagaataaatgaatgaaagaaaggaaggaagaaagaaaaaaatagataaaGGTTTAAAAAGGGTTGACGTTGAATCAGACAGAACTATTTTATAAATCCAATTATTGTTAGAATTGAGGACTTCCTGCTCTTGCAGTGGTGTCAAAACTTCCTTTAAGCCAGTACAAACTGCTAGCATTAAATGTAACAACAGTTATCCTGAGGCTCTGTCTTACCCCCTCTCCCCGTCTGTTCGCCACGCTTTCTCTGGCTCGGGTTCTGTCTCTGAAACAAACGCTGGAGGTTTCACACCTCACACCTGCCACTGGTCTTATTTGTCTGGACTTTGTGAAATGTCTCTTCCAGTCAGCTTTCATTAAAAATAATCTCATTACCCTTTATGGGGTGACTCCTGACTTACAGGAAGcaataaaaaagacaaatgtgAGAGGTTTCACTGTGTCTGAAGTTAATCATTTCTGTGGGACTGTTTTGAGCCGGCAGTAATGGTTTACTCTGGCCAACAACGGCTGACATTTCAgatccacacaccacacagctggCTTGAATTCTCAGATAATAGGCCAGTTCAGTCTATTGTCAGAAACCAAACGAGCCCTTCGGGCAGGCAATCAGATAAAAGGTTACAGTCTAAACATCGGCTTATTTGAATGGCTGAGAAGGGCAAAACTCCATTTTGTTTTGGCAAGTCATCGTACAGAATGTGAACAATGTTCCTTCACTTCTTTCGAGAGACTCTGGTATAATAAAGCCCTCAGCCAGGCAGCCAAAAGTTCTGCGCTCTCATGGTTTCGTGAACATGTTTATTGCCTGGCTGTATACGGTCGCCGGGTCAGACTCTCCCCTTCTTATTTACGGTTCGCAAAATGGCCGACGTTGCGCCAGCATAAACAAATCCATATGTGGAAAAAACCATTAGTTACCTGACATTTCCCTTTCATACACCaccaacccccaccctctctgatTCCTGCTGGCTCTGTGAATTCCCAGATCGGGTTTTTATACAGGGGGGTGAAGCATTTATGGATTTATGAGCACCGGGAGGGCCCAAAGCCTCTGGTAACCTGAACGGTATGACAGGCTAATgttgcacacaacacacacaacacacacacacacacaacaccacacacacacacacacacacacacacacatagacacacacacacaccacacacacacacacacacacacacacacacacacacacatagacacacacagccggAGTAACTGCCGGCTAAATCCAAACTGTTGCCGCTGTTCTCCATAGGCCTCTATATGCCATTCCACCAGCAGAGGCTTGTGGTTGAGGTGTCGAGGTTTTGCGTTCTGACAGAGCTAAGTAGGTGCTAGCTATGGGGGAGGCTCCAGTGCCAGCGCGAAGAGCACATCATCCCCTCAAGATCTTCACAACACTGGGACCTCACGCTCAGGCAAAGCTGCTCGAAGCGCACAAATGCAGATTTGGTACTTTATCTTGCACTCGCAGAAGGACGACCTCTCGGCACTTGCAGCGTGTGACAAACCAATTTCtcccccccagacccccccccccctgaataAGAGCCTTCTAGACACTTGGAATACATGGTCTAAGGAGAAGAATGATCTAATGTGTGCTTAGACTGATAATTCCCAAAGCAAAGATTCCCGAGGTGGAAAAGATCAGCAGTAGGAGGAATATTAATTTCAAAGAGAAAAAGTTCAGAAAGTCATTTTAGGCTGTCTGGCAGTGATAACTCTCACTGGTATTTTAAAATCAttcatattctcacacacacgtcctctctctctctctctctctctctctctctctcactctctctattgtcatttctttgatttctttctttctgtccctctctgccttttGGTCTGTTCCATTTCCACCTCtactctccatctcactcccaCTGGgtttctcttgttctttctctttccctcctccctctccgtATGTCTttcctacctctccctctctctctctctctctctctctctctttcctccctccctctctgtatgtctttcctacctctccctctctctctctctctctctctctctctttcctccctctctctctgtatgtctttcctacctctccctctctctttctctctctctctctcgttctttctctttcctccctccctctctccgtatgtctgtctccctccctggcTCTCTCCCCTGTCGTGCAGAGATCGACTCCCCCAGCCAGGTTGGCGTGCGCGACGTGACCGACACCTCTGCCCTGCTCACCTGGTTCCAGCCCGTGTCTCAGGTGGACGGCGTGTCCGTCTTCTACGGGCCCAGCCTGGACTCCGACCGCACCACCGTGGAGCTCTCCTCCTCCGACACCCAGCACCACCTGAGCGACCTGCACCCCGACACAGAGTACGAGGTCGGCCTCATGGCCAAGCGTGGCGAGATCACCAGCATGCCCGTCTATGAGACTTTCCTCACAGGTAAATCCAACAGCAAGGCTGAAAAGTGCCTGATAACACTCTTTTCACATTAGGCCTTATCAAGACCTTATTACTGCACATTTGCCTCCTCTATAAAGCTGttattaatttatatttatatttatacttGTATAGATATAACTATTTAAACAACTTGGAGTATTTTTTACTATACCCTGGGTTAATGGAGGCAATCCCCCCCTTCGTGAGATGCAAGGATGTCTAGGATGTCGCTGATTGTTTCACTGAGCTCACGAGGAAACATTTACCAGGCCTCCTACAAGCAGCCTTGGGACaggggaccacacacacatcagcaggaaggcgtctgcacacacacacacacacacacacacacacacacaaacacacacacacacaaacacacacacacacacaaagctgagctgttgtgttgatgtgttccAGATCTGGACGCCCCGACAGACCTGCAGGTGTTGGAGCAGACGGACGACAGCATCACCCTGGAGTGGAGGAACAGCCGGGCCAAGGTGCTCACCTACCGGGTGAAGTACGGCCCCCTGTCCGGGGGAGAGCACGGGGAGAGGCTCTTCCCCACCGGGCACCAGGACACCACCCAGGCCATACTCACGggtgagaccccccccccccccctccgcacATAAAACACCCGCAACAGCAGGTGGCAGGACCGGCATGAATAGAGGGTGGAAACTGCTAGGGTTCAGTAAAaaaagacatgtgtgtgtgtgtgtgtgtgtgtgtgtgtgtgtgtggggggggggggggggggggggggggtgagtggagAATTTAGGTAAGCTCAGAGAGTTAATCACAAACACTTGAATGTTTTTCTCGTTCATTTCATTTGCCCTTTGCCATGAGCAGGAGGTCATTAGATGTGTTAGCTTACGTTAGCAGTGTGATGCTAATATGTAATAGTGTTTGTTGTGGCGCTCATAATTCTAGCTCATTAGTGCGCGGGGCAAAATTGTTTGGCTTTCCATTAACGCTATCAAAGAGGATCGCTTTCCCAGCGAGCAGTTTAAGTACATCTATACCTTCTTTGTTTGAactgaatggaaataattccatGTAAAGTCCTCTGCCAAGTCTTTTGCCTAAGCAGTTTGACGCCCTCCCTAAATTTTCACTATTACATTCAGTGGCCTTATTTTCAAACTGGCtcccttttgtttgtgtgtcgcAAAATCGTTCGCCTGACCACAAAGGCTCCACTTTATTAGAAAACGGCCGGAGGGGACTTTGCATTCAAGCCTTAAATGAAATCACACTGCCACTTGTTTCAATGTGAAAATCCCAGTCAAACTAGAGAGGCcaagctttctctctccctctctctctctctctctctctatctcttgctgtctctccctctctccctctctctctctctctctctctctctctctcttgctgtctctccctccctctccagcccctctctctctccatctctcagcaCCACTCCCATTATTTGCCCTGCCTTGAGGCAAGTCTCCTTCTCTAAACCATGTTCCACCTAATGCAAGGATTAGCTTGCCCCGGGATGAAATATATTCACGAGGCGTAATAGATTCTTTGTCTGTCCCAGTCCTTTGTCCCTGGGATGCCCATTCTCCTTAACTAAGGCACTGGGTTTGTATGGCAGACTGCTCCACAGACTAACCTCACAAgtcctttgatttttttttttctccttttcccctACAGTTATTATCTGTAATTGCCGTCACGCATGTGATTTCATTGATAATGGGTTTCCTCTACATTAGGTGTCATTTCATGCTGGAGCAGTACTCCACACTGACCTCCTAGTTGGCGACTAATAAAGgagtcttgagtgtgtgtttgtgtgtgtgtgtgtgtgtgtgtgtgtgtgtgtgtgtgtgtgtgtgtgtgtgtgtgtgtgtgtgtgtgtgtgtgtgtgtgtgagtgagtgagtgagtgagtgagtgagtgagtgagtgagtgagtgagtgagtgagtgagtgagtgagtgagtgagtgagtgagtgagtgagtgagtgtgtgtgtgtgtgtgtgtgtgtgtgtgtgtgtgtgtgtgtgtgtgtgtgtgtgtgtgtgtgtgtgtgtgagtgcgtgtgtgaggcaGGGTTTTTTTGGACGGAGGCTCTCTCATCGCGGGGTGTC
The genomic region above belongs to Clupea harengus unplaced genomic scaffold, Ch_v2.0.2, whole genome shotgun sequence and contains:
- the LOC122132373 gene encoding LOW QUALITY PROTEIN: tenascin-like (The sequence of the model RefSeq protein was modified relative to this genomic sequence to represent the inferred CDS: inserted 1 base in 1 codon) → MGMRGLLLGFATVALLLQFCHAGLLKKVIRHRRETLSPSSSENVSLPSPEQPVVFNHVYNINVPASALCSVDLESPGGGEEVKPQTAALSDMHAEHTVDGENQIVFTHRINIPRQACACDNHLPDLKDLLKRLEMLEAEVSSLREQCSSGTSCCGAQVTGEITTRPYCSGHGNYSTEICSCVCEPGWRGVNCSESECPNDCQDQGRCVDGRCECFEGYSGDDCSLELCRTDCGDYGECIEGSCVCEDGFIGLDCSQTNCPSNCLGRGRCVEDECVCDEPWTGFDCSXLICPNDCYDRGRCNNGTCECDEGFTGEDCGELTCLNNCNNRGMCLNGKCVCHAGYSGEDCSKLTCPGDCHQRGHCFNGRCICDPGFEGEDCRILSCLDNCNNRGQCVNGECFCDVGWEGSDCSDRSCLNNCMNLGHCVNGKCVCKQGYTGEDCSTKMCPNNCHGRGECVDGKCICHAGYTGKDCNELTCPNDCNNRGRCVNGQCICNRGFTGEDCTEKTCPNNCLDRGYCVDGKCVCFEGYAGADCSVLTCPGDCTDQGHCLNGICICDMGYTGDDCSQITAPKDLTVVEVDSETVDVSWMNEMLVTEYLVTYVPTAPGGLELDMRVSGDKKMATIRELEPGIEYLISVYAVLNNKMSLPVSARVATHLPQPEGLKFKSVRETSVEVEWDPLNIPFDSWNLIFRNTKEENGEILNALSPPETTFEQSGLGPGQEYEVKLQVVKNNTRGPPATKELLTKIDSPSQVGVRDVTDTSALLTWFQPVSQVDGVSVFYGPSLDSDRTTVELSSSDTQHHLSDLHPDTEYEVGLMAKRGEITSMPVYETFLTDLDAPTDLQVLEQTDDSITLEWRNSRAKVLTYRVKYGPLSGGEHGERLFPTGHQDTTQAILTGLRPGTEYGMGVTAVKDERESLPTTTNAVTDLDAPKDLEVSEATETTLLLVWRKPSAKIDIYRLVFVSADGRRAEVEVPGGANTHTLVNLTPGMMYTITLVAERARRKSAPATVTAPTDMQKPQVGSVTVSDVSWDSFLVSWTLERGVFDSFLIEVKSEGGEETHNLTVSGDVYSQAITGLLPDTLYRVILYGFHRGALLEPVFAEATTGTHVQ